From Caulobacter segnis, a single genomic window includes:
- a CDS encoding phosphotransferase family protein, with protein sequence MDVAAALDRLAPRLSPTATRALNARRLSGGASLETWAFDLDDATPLILRRQPDSAIPRETALPLAGEAALIRAADAAGAPAPRVVHVCEPGDDLGEAYVMRRLEGETLGRRIVRDEAFAAVRPGLARRCGEVLARIHAIPTEGLPPLATSDARGELARYEAVYRQMGAARPILEAAFRWLEAIAPPPPERPVLVHGDFRNGNLMIHPEGGLVGVLDWELAHLGDPAEDLGWICVNSWRFGEWKKPVGGFGDYADLLDGHGGDIALDRVRFWQALGSLKWGVMCLMMYQSFATGADRSIERAMIGRRASETEIDLVALMEAA encoded by the coding sequence ATGGACGTCGCCGCCGCCCTCGACCGCCTCGCCCCGCGCCTGTCGCCGACCGCGACGCGCGCGTTGAACGCCCGTCGCCTGTCGGGCGGAGCCAGCCTGGAGACCTGGGCCTTCGATCTGGACGACGCGACGCCCCTGATCCTGCGCCGGCAGCCTGACAGCGCCATCCCGCGCGAGACCGCCCTGCCGCTGGCGGGCGAAGCCGCCCTGATCCGCGCCGCCGACGCCGCTGGCGCGCCGGCGCCCCGCGTTGTCCACGTCTGCGAACCGGGCGACGATCTCGGCGAGGCCTATGTCATGCGCCGCCTGGAGGGCGAGACCCTGGGCCGCCGCATCGTTCGCGACGAAGCCTTCGCCGCCGTCCGGCCGGGCCTGGCGCGCCGCTGTGGCGAGGTGCTGGCCAGGATCCACGCCATCCCGACCGAGGGCCTGCCGCCGCTGGCGACCTCGGACGCGCGCGGCGAGCTGGCGCGCTATGAGGCCGTCTATCGGCAAATGGGCGCGGCGCGGCCGATCCTGGAGGCGGCCTTCCGTTGGCTGGAGGCCATCGCGCCGCCGCCGCCCGAACGGCCGGTGCTGGTGCATGGCGACTTCCGCAACGGCAATCTGATGATCCATCCCGAGGGCGGCCTGGTCGGCGTGCTGGATTGGGAGCTGGCCCACCTGGGCGACCCGGCGGAGGATCTGGGGTGGATCTGCGTCAACTCCTGGCGCTTCGGCGAATGGAAGAAACCCGTCGGCGGCTTCGGCGACTATGCCGACCTGCTAGACGGCCACGGCGGCGACATAGCGCTGGACCGCGTCCGGTTCTGGCAGGCCCTGGGCTCGCTGAAATGGGGCGTCATGTGCCTGATGATGTACCAGAGCTTCGCCACCGGCGCGGACCGCTCGATCGAACGCGCCATGATCGGCCGACGCGCCAGCGAGACCGAGATCGACCTGGTGGCCCTGATGGAGGCGGCATGA
- a CDS encoding DUF808 domain-containing protein encodes MPSGLAALLDDVAAITKIAAASLDDVGAAAGKAGTKAVGVVVDDAAVTPGYAMGFTPDRELPIVWKIALGSLRNKLLFLLPGALLLSAFAPWAVTPILMVGGAYLAFEATEKILEAFTPESEGEAVEELALAGPALEKQKVDGAIRTDLILSGEIMAIALAEVAHLDLAMQAAALAVVGVLLTIGVYGAVALIVKMDDIGLHLSRGKSRGLRGFGRGLVKAMPWTMEALTLIGTAAMLWVGGGIIVHGLETFHLTPVPHWVEGFSHWAGQVPGVGAVTGWLAFALGSAVVGLVIGGVLAGLMHLWHHRKGAAAEH; translated from the coding sequence ATGCCCTCCGGTCTTGCCGCGCTCCTCGATGACGTCGCGGCCATCACCAAGATCGCCGCCGCCTCGCTGGACGACGTGGGCGCGGCCGCGGGCAAGGCGGGCACCAAGGCCGTGGGCGTGGTGGTCGACGACGCGGCGGTCACGCCCGGCTACGCCATGGGCTTCACCCCCGACCGCGAGCTGCCGATCGTCTGGAAGATCGCCCTGGGCTCGCTGCGCAACAAGCTGCTGTTCCTGCTGCCCGGCGCGCTTCTGCTCAGCGCCTTCGCGCCGTGGGCCGTGACGCCGATCCTGATGGTCGGCGGCGCCTATCTGGCCTTCGAGGCCACCGAGAAGATCCTGGAGGCCTTCACCCCCGAGTCGGAGGGCGAGGCGGTCGAGGAACTGGCCCTGGCCGGCCCCGCCTTGGAGAAGCAGAAGGTCGACGGCGCGATCCGCACCGACCTGATCCTGTCCGGCGAGATCATGGCCATCGCCCTGGCCGAGGTCGCCCACCTGGACCTGGCGATGCAGGCGGCGGCGCTGGCCGTCGTCGGCGTGCTGCTGACCATCGGCGTCTATGGCGCGGTGGCCCTGATCGTGAAGATGGACGACATCGGGCTGCACCTGTCGCGCGGGAAGTCGCGCGGACTTCGTGGTTTCGGACGGGGGCTGGTCAAGGCCATGCCGTGGACCATGGAGGCCCTGACCCTGATCGGCACGGCGGCCATGCTGTGGGTCGGCGGCGGCATCATCGTCCACGGCCTGGAGACGTTCCACCTGACCCCCGTGCCGCACTGGGTCGAAGGTTTCTCGCACTGGGCCGGCCAGGTTCCGGGCGTGGGGGCGGTGACCGGCTGGCTGGCCTTCGCGCTGGGCTCCGCCGTGGTCGGCCTCGTCATCGGCGGCGTGCTGGCCGGCCTGATGCACCTCTGGCATCACCGCAAGGGCGCGGCGGCGGAGCACTAG
- a CDS encoding class I SAM-dependent methyltransferase, whose product MLTKDQEYLRDRQYRDASKLEARSRLHRKYGRDDWYPWLVEHGHWPDGGACLDSGCGAGAFWRAEASRLPTSLSIRLLDLSPGMVATAVEAARSVGRWHDVQGKIADASALPFEDGAFDTALAIHMLYHLPDPAKGVAELRRVLKPGGVALIALNGRDNMRELGDLRRQVLPDTSPHQLPLDVADAEPLLRSAFAEVELIPYPDALSCTDPQDVIDYLLSMPPLEAAPEETQVTLADVVRAAFERQGGVLKIGKAVGLFRCRP is encoded by the coding sequence ATGCTGACCAAGGATCAAGAATATCTCCGAGACCGCCAATACCGCGACGCGTCCAAGCTGGAAGCCCGCTCGCGCCTCCACCGCAAGTATGGCCGCGACGACTGGTATCCCTGGCTGGTCGAACACGGCCATTGGCCCGACGGCGGCGCGTGCCTCGATTCCGGCTGCGGAGCCGGCGCCTTCTGGCGCGCGGAAGCGTCACGCCTCCCGACAAGCCTGTCGATCCGCCTGCTGGACCTGTCGCCTGGCATGGTCGCCACGGCGGTCGAGGCCGCGCGCAGCGTCGGCCGTTGGCATGATGTCCAGGGCAAAATAGCCGACGCCTCGGCCCTGCCGTTCGAGGACGGCGCGTTCGACACGGCGCTGGCGATCCATATGCTCTACCACCTGCCCGATCCCGCGAAGGGCGTCGCCGAACTGCGTCGCGTCCTGAAGCCAGGCGGCGTGGCGCTCATCGCTCTGAACGGTCGTGACAATATGCGTGAACTGGGCGACCTGCGCCGTCAGGTGCTGCCCGATACGAGTCCTCATCAACTGCCGCTCGATGTGGCCGACGCCGAGCCGCTGCTCCGCAGCGCCTTCGCCGAGGTCGAGTTGATCCCCTATCCTGACGCCCTCAGCTGCACCGATCCGCAGGACGTTATCGATTACCTGCTCAGCATGCCGCCGCTGGAAGCCGCGCCGGAGGAGACACAGGTCACCCTCGCCGACGTCGTGCGGGCCGCCTTCGAACGCCAGGGCGGCGTCTTGAAAATCGGCAAGGCGGTGGGCCTGTTCCGCTGCCGTCCCTAG
- the recG gene encoding ATP-dependent DNA helicase RecG, giving the protein MRPEILFPLFTSVSTLKGVGPRVAPLVEKLAGPITRDVLFTAPTGLIRRSVTTVDQAVEGQVQTFIVTIDAHFPSQRPSQPWKIRAWDGTGFLTLIWFKGHGPHLERQHPKGARRAVSGKLERADGYASELQIAHPDYIVDEARAGDIPEIETVYPATHGLPSRTFRKFALEALERAPQLPEWQDAAWREREKLPGWREALAALHAPTSEADLSPLARPRRRLAYDELLAHQLALAQRKASRRSTPGPRIPSGALSDAAEKALPFKLTGAQIRSLSEIRGDMASGERMSRLLQGDVGSGKTVVAMLAMADAADAGFQSALMAPTEILARQHFETIAAPFQALGLSVILLTGRDKSAGRSAKLLGLADGTHQVAVGTHALFQDDVVFDRLALTIIDEQHRFGVNERRRLQDKGEGVHLLAMSATPIPRTLELTVFGDLDVSRIDEKPPGRTPVATRAAPTPRVPEIVERLRGAIAGGAQAFWICPLVAESDKVDLRAAEDRAADLSRHLPGVGLVHGQMPATEKDAVMQRFVDGEVSVLVATTVVEVGVNVPNASIMVIEHADRFGLAQLHQLRGRVGRWARESSCVLLYDPPLSEVAQQRLDILRRSDDGFEIAEKDLELRGGGDPLGLKQSGFPAYRLADPVAHRDLIAVAADDARLILARDPELAAPRGQALRMLQELFDWKPASPLNEAG; this is encoded by the coding sequence ATGCGCCCGGAGATTCTCTTTCCCCTGTTCACCTCGGTGTCCACGCTCAAGGGCGTGGGCCCCCGCGTCGCGCCACTGGTCGAGAAACTGGCCGGGCCGATCACCCGCGATGTGCTGTTCACGGCGCCGACCGGCCTGATCCGGCGAAGCGTGACCACGGTGGACCAGGCCGTCGAGGGCCAGGTCCAGACCTTCATCGTCACCATCGACGCCCACTTTCCGTCGCAACGCCCCAGCCAGCCGTGGAAGATCCGCGCCTGGGACGGGACCGGCTTTCTGACCCTGATCTGGTTCAAGGGCCACGGGCCCCACCTGGAGCGCCAGCATCCCAAGGGCGCGCGTCGCGCGGTCAGTGGCAAGCTCGAGCGCGCCGATGGTTACGCCTCCGAACTGCAGATCGCCCACCCCGACTACATCGTCGACGAGGCGCGGGCCGGCGACATTCCCGAGATCGAGACCGTCTATCCGGCCACCCACGGCCTGCCGTCCCGCACCTTCCGCAAGTTCGCCCTCGAGGCCCTGGAGCGCGCGCCGCAGCTGCCGGAGTGGCAGGACGCCGCCTGGCGCGAGCGCGAGAAGCTGCCCGGCTGGCGCGAGGCGCTGGCCGCCCTGCACGCCCCGACCAGCGAGGCCGACCTGTCGCCCCTGGCCCGCCCGCGCCGCCGCCTGGCCTATGACGAGTTGCTGGCTCACCAGCTGGCCCTGGCCCAGCGCAAGGCCTCGCGCCGTTCCACGCCTGGCCCGCGCATTCCGTCTGGGGCCCTGTCGGACGCGGCCGAGAAGGCCCTGCCCTTCAAGCTGACCGGCGCCCAGATCCGCAGCCTGTCCGAAATTCGCGGCGACATGGCCTCCGGCGAACGGATGAGCCGGCTACTGCAGGGCGACGTGGGCTCGGGCAAGACCGTGGTGGCCATGCTGGCCATGGCCGACGCCGCCGACGCCGGCTTCCAGTCTGCACTGATGGCCCCGACCGAGATCCTGGCCCGCCAGCACTTCGAGACCATCGCCGCGCCGTTCCAGGCGCTGGGCCTGTCGGTGATTCTGCTGACCGGTCGCGACAAGAGCGCTGGGCGCTCGGCCAAGCTGCTGGGCCTGGCGGACGGAACCCATCAGGTCGCGGTCGGCACCCACGCATTGTTCCAGGACGACGTCGTGTTCGATCGCCTGGCCCTGACCATCATCGACGAGCAGCACCGCTTCGGCGTCAACGAGCGCCGCCGCCTCCAGGACAAGGGCGAAGGGGTCCACCTGCTGGCCATGTCGGCGACGCCGATCCCGCGCACCCTGGAGCTGACCGTCTTCGGCGATCTGGACGTTTCGCGCATCGACGAGAAGCCACCCGGCCGCACGCCCGTCGCCACCCGCGCCGCGCCGACGCCGCGCGTGCCCGAGATCGTCGAGCGCCTGCGCGGCGCCATCGCCGGCGGGGCCCAGGCCTTCTGGATCTGCCCTCTGGTCGCCGAGTCCGACAAGGTCGACCTGCGCGCCGCCGAGGACCGCGCCGCGGATCTCTCCCGCCACCTGCCCGGTGTCGGCCTGGTGCACGGCCAGATGCCCGCGACGGAGAAGGACGCGGTCATGCAACGCTTCGTCGACGGCGAGGTCAGCGTGCTGGTCGCCACCACGGTGGTCGAGGTCGGGGTCAATGTCCCCAATGCCAGCATCATGGTCATCGAGCACGCCGACCGCTTCGGCCTGGCCCAGCTGCACCAGCTGCGCGGCCGGGTCGGCCGCTGGGCGCGGGAGAGCTCATGCGTGCTGCTCTACGATCCGCCGCTGTCCGAGGTGGCCCAGCAGCGCCTGGACATCCTGCGTCGCAGCGACGACGGCTTCGAGATCGCCGAGAAGGATCTGGAGCTGCGCGGCGGCGGCGACCCGCTGGGCCTCAAGCAGAGCGGCTTTCCGGCCTACCGACTGGCCGATCCCGTCGCCCACCGCGACCTGATCGCCGTCGCCGCGGATGACGCGAGGCTGATCCTGGCCCGCGACCCGGAGCTGGCCGCACCGCGCGGCCAGGCCCTACGGATGCTGCAGGAACTGTTCGACTGGAAACCGGCCTCGCCGCTGAACGAGGCGGGTTGA
- a CDS encoding amino acid ABC transporter ATP-binding protein, with product MSAIDARDLRKSFGDTPVLAGVDLTVVPGEVVAVIGPSGSGKSTLLRCLAGLEPLNGGALTIAGVTNGGKIPLARALNGRVGFVFQNLNLFPHRTALENVIEGPIVVRKADPAEARVKGIALLDKVGLGGRADAYPGALSGGQQQRCAIARALAMDPEVILFDEPTSALDPELVGEVLAVIRDLAAEKRTMVIVTHQMDFARDVADRTIFMDGGVIVEQGPSRQLLASPREERTRRFLARSGVLQP from the coding sequence ATGAGCGCGATCGACGCCAGGGACCTCCGGAAGAGCTTCGGCGACACGCCCGTCCTGGCGGGCGTCGACCTGACCGTCGTGCCCGGGGAGGTCGTGGCCGTGATCGGCCCCAGCGGCTCGGGCAAGAGCACCCTGCTGCGCTGCCTGGCGGGGCTGGAGCCGTTGAACGGCGGCGCGCTGACCATCGCGGGCGTGACGAACGGCGGCAAGATTCCGCTGGCCCGGGCGCTGAACGGCCGCGTCGGCTTCGTCTTTCAGAACTTAAACCTCTTCCCGCACCGCACAGCGCTGGAAAATGTGATCGAGGGCCCGATCGTCGTCCGCAAGGCCGATCCCGCGGAGGCCCGCGTCAAGGGAATCGCCCTGCTGGACAAGGTCGGGCTGGGCGGCCGCGCCGACGCCTATCCCGGCGCCCTCTCCGGCGGCCAGCAGCAACGCTGCGCCATCGCCCGCGCCCTGGCCATGGACCCCGAGGTGATCCTGTTCGACGAGCCGACCTCGGCCCTGGACCCCGAGCTGGTGGGCGAAGTGCTGGCCGTGATCCGCGACCTGGCGGCCGAGAAACGCACCATGGTCATTGTCACCCATCAGATGGATTTCGCGAGAGATGTGGCCGACCGAACGATTTTCATGGACGGCGGCGTGATCGTGGAGCAAGGACCGTCCCGCCAGCTTCTCGCGTCGCCGCGCGAGGAGCGGACCCGTCGGTTCCTGGCCAGGTCAGGTGTGCTCCAGCCATAA
- the tcyL gene encoding cystine ABC transporter permease yields METGLDLLRQSAPLLLKGAGYTVLLSVIGMGVGVVLGFGLALMRLSRTPLLRWPAAVYVSAFRGTPLLVQLFLIYYGLPQFGLEMPPLAAAGIGFSLNIAAYACEILRSAIAAVDKGQWEAASVLGMSRGQTLRRVILPQAARTAVAPLSNSFIGLVKDTSLAATIQVPELFRQTQLITARTYEIFTMYLAAAAIYWIVSTILAAVQGRLERRASEGRR; encoded by the coding sequence ATGGAGACTGGTCTCGACCTGCTGCGCCAGTCCGCGCCCCTGCTGCTGAAAGGCGCCGGCTACACGGTTCTGCTCAGCGTCATCGGCATGGGCGTGGGCGTCGTGCTGGGCTTCGGCCTGGCTCTGATGCGACTGTCGCGCACGCCGCTGCTGCGCTGGCCGGCGGCGGTCTATGTTTCGGCCTTTCGGGGCACGCCGCTCCTGGTGCAGCTGTTCCTGATCTACTACGGCCTGCCGCAGTTCGGGCTGGAAATGCCGCCGCTGGCCGCCGCCGGGATCGGCTTCTCGCTGAACATCGCCGCCTATGCCTGCGAGATCCTGCGCAGCGCCATCGCCGCGGTCGACAAGGGCCAGTGGGAAGCCGCCAGCGTGCTGGGCATGAGTCGCGGTCAAACCCTGCGCCGGGTGATCCTGCCCCAGGCGGCCCGCACCGCCGTGGCGCCGCTGTCCAACAGCTTCATCGGCCTGGTCAAGGACACCTCCCTGGCCGCCACCATCCAGGTGCCGGAGCTGTTCCGCCAGACCCAGCTGATCACCGCCCGCACCTACGAGATCTTCACCATGTACCTGGCCGCGGCGGCCATCTACTGGATCGTCTCCACGATCCTGGCGGCCGTGCAAGGCCGCCTCGAGCGCCGCGCCTCGGAGGGCCGGCGATGA
- the tcyJ gene encoding cystine ABC transporter substrate-binding protein: MRFPARRAVLSGLGLALIAACGKKPKAGATGWERIKASGTLRVGLEGTYPPFNFQDKSGQLAGFEVDFAKALAAQLGVKPAFSPAPFAGLLGALESGRVDVVINQITITPERQAKYDFSEPYTVSGIQIIKLKDKPGLEKPEDLAGKKVGVGLGTNYEQWARANAPTADIRTYDDDPTKYQDLRAGRIDAVLNDRLVAADFVKTSPEFVASGPPFAAQGAGVAMKKDPGLKVVIDQAINALRANGELTAISQRWFGADVTR; the protein is encoded by the coding sequence ATGCGATTCCCCGCCCGCCGCGCCGTGCTTTCCGGTCTTGGCCTCGCCCTGATCGCCGCCTGCGGCAAGAAGCCCAAGGCCGGCGCCACCGGCTGGGAGCGGATCAAGGCGTCCGGAACCCTGCGCGTCGGGCTGGAAGGCACCTATCCGCCGTTCAACTTCCAGGACAAGTCCGGGCAGCTGGCCGGCTTCGAGGTCGACTTCGCCAAGGCCCTGGCCGCCCAGTTGGGCGTGAAGCCCGCGTTCAGCCCCGCGCCGTTCGCCGGCCTGCTGGGCGCGCTGGAATCGGGCCGCGTCGACGTGGTGATCAACCAGATCACCATCACGCCCGAACGCCAGGCCAAGTACGACTTCTCCGAGCCCTACACGGTCTCGGGCATCCAGATCATCAAGCTGAAGGACAAGCCTGGCCTGGAGAAGCCCGAGGATCTGGCCGGCAAGAAGGTCGGCGTCGGCCTGGGCACCAACTACGAGCAGTGGGCCCGCGCCAACGCGCCGACGGCCGACATACGCACCTATGACGATGATCCAACCAAGTACCAGGACCTGCGCGCCGGCCGCATCGACGCGGTGCTGAACGACCGCCTGGTCGCCGCCGACTTCGTCAAGACCTCGCCGGAGTTCGTCGCTTCGGGCCCGCCGTTCGCCGCCCAGGGCGCGGGCGTGGCCATGAAGAAGGATCCCGGCCTGAAGGTGGTGATCGACCAGGCCATCAACGCCCTGCGCGCCAACGGCGAACTGACGGCGATCTCGCAGCGGTGGTTCGGCGCGGACGTCACCCGCTAG